A genomic region of Mercenaria mercenaria strain notata unplaced genomic scaffold, MADL_Memer_1 contig_4421, whole genome shotgun sequence contains the following coding sequences:
- the LOC128553875 gene encoding tigger transposable element-derived protein 4-like encodes MLQERQNLADAIYKQQKSLDDGQIFEDWLRKIDREMKRRGRRIAMVVDNAPCHPKLQNLSNIELIFLPPNTTSKTQPMDQGMIQKLKVHYRKRVVLRQLSAIDNGHDFTLSVLYALRLLQQSWEFVTPTTITNCYRHAGFTLQIIDDQGDDDDTDELDDIPLARLASMGTSSELLGSFSEFDDNAATTSASATDSEIISQVTCEMTM; translated from the coding sequence ATGCTTCAAGAACGTCAAAACCTTGCCGACGCAATATACAAGCAACAAAAAAGCCTGGATGACGGGCAGATCTTTGAAGACTGGCTCAGGAAAATTGACCGTGAAATGAAACGCCGCGGCAGACGTATCGCAATGGTTGTAGACAACGCACCTTGTCACCCCAAACTTCAGAACCTTAGTAATATTGAGCTAATATTTCTACCACCAAATACTACCAGTAAAACACAACCGATGGACCAGGGAATGATCCAGAAACTCAAAGTCCACTACAGAAAAAGAGTCGTACTCCGCCAGCTTTCGGCCATTGACAACGGTCATGACTTCACGTTGTCAGTACTATATGCACTCCGTCTTCTTCAGCAGTCATGGGAGTTCGTTACaccaacaacaataacaaactgCTATCGTCATGCAGGGTTCACGTTACAGATCATCGATGACCAGGGAGATGACGACGACACCGACGAACTTGACGATATACCACTTGCTAGACTTGCCAGTATGGGTACATCATCCGAATTGCTTGGTTCGTTTTCAGAGTTTGACGACAACGCAGCAACAACATCAGCCTCTGCTACAGattctgaaatcattagtcaggTGACATGTGAAATGACAATGTGA